The DNA region agaaaaagaaaacaatgagaTTATAATTACCTTAAAGATAGCTGGTTCATTCATATCATTCCATATACCATCAACACCGTTGGGAATGAAATCTTTAACCAAATTTGCCCACCATGCACGAACTTTTAACTGTGTATAGTCAGGGAAGACACAAGGTCCAGGCCAAACGTTCCCTGAGAATGATATATGGGCTTAATGCTTCACAAAGGGGAAAGAAAGAATGAGAAGGCAAGAAGCACAGAAGCATGAATCTACAAAGACAACTTACCAACAAATGGTGTTCCATCTGCTTTTTGCACCCAAACATCATTTTTAGAACCACTGTCATATACAAAATAACCCTCTTCCTGCTTGATACCAGGATCAAGCATCCAAATAGCTTTAAAACCACTATCGTGGAGGTCTTTTGCTAAAGACTTTGGATCTCGAAAACGCTCCTAAAgataatttcattaaaaaattgtaTAGACATTAAAAATGACTAACCAAAAATTTAaccatgaattttctaaattaCTAATGCAAGTTGCACAACTAATGTCAGGCACCACAAGAAATTTATACAAACCACGCAATACATCACTTTAATTAATGAGTCACAGACTGCATATACATATCAGTATATCACTAAACAATTTATGTGCACAGCTAAAAAGAtcttatgcaaaaaaaaaaattgatacaaGGTAAAAAAACATGCCTTGTCAAAGGTAAAACAACGAAAACCATCCATGTAATCAATATCCATCCATATCACGTCACAAGGTATGCGCTTTTTCCTGAATGTCTCTGCTACCTGCAAATTTTAATTGTTAATAAGTCAAGAGAATATAAAAGACACGCAAAAAAAACTAGAAGCCAATagataattaaaatatattaaactaaAATCTGATAGTAATACAGAACTCCTAAATATGTATTCTAAACGTGTATACATAGCATATAATAAATCTGGTATGAGATGCATCAAACTTTCAGAAACCCTTGTCTGGTATGAGAACTGAAAGTTAAGATTCAGGATGATGTAAATTTGTATCGTGATATCTTGCATGTTATAATACAGGCATACCAGGCAGAACTTAAAAGGATTTCCTTTTATTCTTAGCCAACCAAATAATAGCAAagtgaaaaaaaatgataacaATAACAGCAATCAGAAGAAAATGTGCCATACTCAGCATCTCCAGCTCATGTTTTCTACATAAAAGAATTTAATTAATCACAAAGTCATAATTACTGAGAGAGACAAGGTAAGAGTAGCACCAAGTACCTTCAGAACTTTCTGATCAGACATATAGCTCCAACGGCATTGATGATAGCCTAATGACCATTTTGGGGGCATAAACACCGTTCCTGAGAAAAGAACGGCAGATAAATTACAGTAAAGCAGTTATTAGTTACACAGAAGATAATAGTTCACTAAACTCACATTGCGTGCTTTCTCGATTTgaagaatataaaaaaaataagaataatatGATCAACGATGTCTTTATTTTAGACATGGATTTGAATAACCCCTAGTTTAATAAAAAAGCATATTATACATATTAAGAATGTTTGCGTGCACATATAACACATTAACATATGTTGCATATGGAACCTGATTTCATGTGGGGGGTACTGAGTTCATCAAATGATATGGACTACCCTCTCTCCATGAGGATGACAGACTTCAGTCTTGTCAAACAAAAGAATTGCATAAAGTCTACTTATATAAAgctatattatttataattgaAGTCGTCTTTTAGAAAATTACCAATTGCTTTTGATAGAGATATCAAAACTTCTGTGGGTGAAGCAAAAGGACCAAATGTAATAACAGGATATGAGGATGAAGCAACAAAACGTATTGTTGATTCTTTCCTCAAATCAATCTGGTCATGAGCAGAACAAAAGACCGTCAAACAAGATCATTAGATCAACATAAAAGCATAGATATCTCTTTAGGGTTAACCTCAATAAATGATATAAAGTCAAATGTTACCACACCTCACAGCGCCTTGTAGTGTCAGCAAGAATTCCTACTGATTCTCCATTTGGAAGAACAGCTAATACCCATGGATGTGACTGGTATAAGGATGTAGTTCCAGAACCATAACCCCATGCGTCCGTGTTCCATGTGAAAacctgaaaaagaaaatattacttGTGAGTACATAGATAGTCAGAAAATCCTTTGAAAAACTTAAAATTTCACAAGATTGACTCACTCTTTTGCCTGTCCTCTCAAGCTGTCCACTAACTTCTCCAGTTCCATAAAGGGAGGAACCTATAGGTAGCTGCttcaaaaacaaattcaatCAAATTTTTGAAGCCAGTAAATGGCATGAGCACCAAATTAGACCATGACAAGAGATAACAAACAAGCATGCAAACAACATTAAGCTAAAATGCAACCAACATTTGTTTTAAGATGACAATCAAAAGATCGAACGCTAGAACGAAAGTAACTGACCTCAAGTTCGACAACTTGCTGGTCTAGCAGGCACTCAAAAGTAGGGTTGTATGAAGGAACCTTGTCAGTAGCGACGGGCGTTTCTCTATCACTGCTATTGACAAAAGAAATACTGGGATATGCTGCCTCTCTATCATTAACAGAACAATCGAATCGAAACACCCCATCACACAAAATTGGCTCAAAAATCATATTCCCTGATCTAACATCGCTACCACTCGTCACTGTCTGACCTTCATTACTAGCCATTTTGGTTATAACCCTCTCACAGTACCAATTTTTCCTGCAAGCCAAAAGTTGCACAGAGTAACACCAATGCAAGTGTTCAATTCATTTGTTCtccaagaaaacaaaaacatgcAAATTCAGAATAATAACAAGAATAGTAAGAATACAGTATTCAATAACAACGAAATATCATCATGTAAGTACTTTGATTTCATCATTTCAGTGACATGAAGTCAAGTTCATAATCAGGTGAAGAAATTGTTCTATCTCGTTGTGAATTTTGATGAATAAGCTATTCAAGCTACCATAGGGTGAAATCTGATTGATGATTGAACATGCAGGAACGAACTAGAATGGAATTTGAACGAGTGACAGTTGCAGAAGTGAAGGCAAATTGGTACGGCGAAGGAATGAAGAAAGCACCTGAGAGTGATCGCTGATGATGAAAATGGCTTGTTcggaagacgacggtggtgTTGAAGGGAAGAGACGAGCAGCGACGGAGATGGTGGAATCGCTCCGGCGTTGACGATGCTGTAACTGTCACTGCAACTCAACGCTAGTGTGGTATCTAGCATCGTTTCTTGCGCCTCTTGGATTCTATTTattgcattttttattttgataaattATTATTGTTCAGTAGTGGTATTTTACGTCAATTGACTACACGTGTTGGGAACTTGCtagtggaagaaagaagaaaggaaagagAAATGGATGAGTAAATTCCACTAGTGTTGAGTCACTGTTCGATAAGGGTTTGATTATTTAAtgggcattagttttaacacccctCTTATTAATCTCACaccctcttttattttctaaattcccTCAATAGCCTCTCTTATAAAAAGATAATCAAAGTGTGAAATAGTATTTTCACACTCGCTAattgtgaaacattttcacactCAATGAGTGTGAAAGTGTGAAAGTATTACACACTCACTAAGTGTGAAACGcttaaaacgaaaggaagaaaatgaagagagaaTGAACATACTCGATTCACACAATTGTGTTTCACACTCAAGGGTGTGAAACACAATTCAGTTTCTCACTTAAGATCAGGAGTGTGAATGGACCAactgttgagaattttattttcaattttaaatttttcgtttctttagaattagatttcacactcaagtgtgtgaaacattttcaaatttcacactcaagagtgtgagttattgaactgctaataatcttatttttaaaaatattttttttggtttttttatattttcatttcactcacactcaagagtgtgaaggaaccaactgttaagaattttattttttattttaaatatttcgttttttataattaaatttcacactcaagtgtgtgaaacatttttaaatttcacactcaatagtgtgagttattgaactgttaataattttatttttaaaaataatttttggtttttttttatattttcatttcacactcaagcatgtgaaatattttcaaatttcaccctcaagagtgtgaaggaaccaactgttaagaattttatttttaattttaaatatttcatttctaataattaaatttcacattCAAGAGTGCGAAAAAATGCAAGCTCACATCTTAATGTCAAACTttcccttgtatggtttgaattTACCACCCTGCTCACACGCTAATGTCAAACTTTCCTTCCCGTTCAAGGTTCCATAATCAAACCTTATCATAACAACAACAAAGTCATTGTCCTTCCCCACCAACCAAGCCCAATCAAAGACTTTCATGCCGATTTTGGAATTTTTACAaacaattattatttaataaagtCAATCAATTGTATATATCATATTAAGCACATGAGATATGTGAATCTTATTAGTGGTGAAGGCTTCTGTACAATCTACCATAACAACAGGAGATAATGCATTCATGTGATCTATTGCATTCAttaaatcttcatcttcattcaatATGTGACCCCATTCTTTCATAGCATCCACTTCATTATATACTTCTTTCACATGATCCACTTTGATATGATCCCCTTCAGCCACATTATCGACTTCCTCAATGAGTACAAGAGACATGATTAGCTATCATGAAATGGAAAAGAGTAagaatcaaaaagaaaaattcgCAAACAAGTAAATTTCACACTTTTGAGTGTGAATGGAATAACTATTTCCCACTCCATAGTATGAATTACAAACCAAATTCACACTCTAAAGTGTGAAATACGAACAACAGtgataaaatgaaattttcacTTACTAACTGTGAAATATTTTCACACTCACTGAGTGCGAAACActtaaaacgaaaggaagaaAGTGAAGAGAGAATGAACATACCTCGGTTCACACTTATAAAGTATGAAATGTTTTCACATGTATTAAGTGTGAAAAGTGGCAACGAAGAAAATTATGAAATGAGAGTAAAAGTGAAGGGTGGTGTGACAAACAAAGATGATGGTAGTGATAAGGTAGGAAAAGGTATATGtttggaatgaaattaaattttaagggtATTTGAGACATTTTGGTGCATAAAAGAGGGTGAGATATTAATTAagggggtgttaaaactaatgtCCTTATTTAATTACCACATACAACACTTCATACTTTTATTGTGATGTAATGAATTTGTGAAGAGAATAAGATTTCATTAATGTTACTTGTACGCCATTTTGGTAGATAGCCAACAAGATGTATAAGAGAGTTGGTTGATTGTGCATTTAGTTTAAAATTCAATCTCTCAAATGATGTAGATAGAAAATAATTTGTTGGAAGAGACATACTAACTTATGGTGATCTCATAATCTCAAGAGATTATTAGTCTCATGACTGTTACTTGTTGGAATATCTTGGGGAAATAAACTATAGTGATGAAAAGAGAATATAAATAAATGACGAATGTAATATGATAAAAATAGTGAGATAAATATGGAAAAATGAGTATTTATTGGTGTTACCCGGTGGTGATGCGATGGTAGGTGGAGGTGCAAATGGAGGTAGttgtggatggtggtggtggcaaagGTGATGGTGGAAATGGAAGTGGCAGCAGTGCTGATGGTGGCCAtaaaggtggtggtggcggggGGTTGTCGCTTGGTGGTGACAACGATGGTGTGGAAGGTGGCAGCAACAGCGGTGGTGGCTATGGAGGTGGCAGCGACAATGGTGATGTTGGCAATGGTAGCGGCGTTGATGGTGGTGACAGTTGTTGCAATTGCgaaaagtggtggtggtggtgatgtttCCCGTGGAGATGATGGACATGAAGCGTTTGGGTTGTGGGCTAGTGATGATTTTGTTGGGTTTTAGATTGCATGTTTTTTTGCCCAAATTTGTTTTTTTGCATGGTTTTAATATAGAACATGGAAGACTAAATTTGCAGGGTTCTAGGTTTGTGAGGTTGGGTGCAAGTGAAGATTGTGGGGTTTGAGTGAAAAGAGGATGAAGAACACTCATGAATTTTGAATATTAAGAACTttttgtaaaatttatttttaattaattactttattttaattatacaCGTGTAAAATAAAtactattaattaaaaattacacgCATACGTGCCAAGTCAGCTATGATCTGCCACTAGGCAACACTACTAAAGACAAGTCTTCCAACGATGACTGATCCCAACATTTCCCTAAACACAGAGAGCTTCAAGTGAAAGTCAAAATATTTATAGGCTAGGGATGAAAGTGAAGTGTTTTTCAAATACAGGGACTAAAATGACAATGCAAGATCTCGCCATTCACCATAGCAACATAGCTGCTGCATCAACATGGCGTTAGGGTTGGTTTGCTCGGCCTCACTCACAGAGTCACAGTGACGCGGTGGTGATAATGCTAGACATGGATAACTACGACGTACAAGAGGAGCTTCTCAACATCGAGGTTGAGATTCAAGACGTTCAAGGTAACGCAAAAAACACGCTTGCGCTTCATTCAAATGAAGCTTTTCTCCAAATTGCATGGACTAATTtttgtaaataaatttatgGTTTTGCAGATCAAATAAATGCCTTAATTGAAAGGCAAGAGAGGCTGTATGAGAGAAAATCCGAGTTGAGTGATATATTGGAAGCGTGTAGAGAATCTGGAAACCAGGTTAATAATGTGGCTCAAACCACTGTTGAAAATTGGAATGGCCCATTTCAATGGGATTCTGAAGCTGATGATCTTAGGTTGAATATTTTTGGCATTTCATCTTACCGTGCAAATCAAAGAGAGGTAAAACATTTTTATTGAATGTACAATGTTTTGTTCTGAGCTGAAGTTATCTTGAAGTTGAGAATTAAGATTACATATAAATGTGTTGTATTGTGCAGAACATTTGATTATCAATGGTTACGTGACTCGAATTGTTGTATTCCTGTATAATGTTACTTGCCTGATTTACTTGTCATAATGATTAGTTTCTTTGTATTCAACTCTTAAAGTGCTTTGCTTAATGATGCTCTCATTTTCTAGATATATTTGTTTTAATGAGCCAGatagtgtattttttttttctgttttctaATGCTGTCGCCATGAGTGTATCAATTAACAATAATCAAACTACTGGCACTTAGGATTTTTGTTTGTATATCTTTTTCTTTCCTACTTGAGATTGTGACTTCTGTGTACAATTTCATTAACAAGTTGTCTCATTGATGTCAGATAGTAAATGCCGTATTGAGTGGAAGAGATGTTCTGGTGATTATGGCTGCAGGTGGTGGCAAGAGCCTCTGTTATCAGCTTCCTGCTGTTCTTCGTGATGGGATTGCTCTAGTTGTCAGCCCTTTGatttcattaattcaagatCAGGTGCATTTCACTATATTTTTATCCACCTCCATTTTTTGGTTCATGAATGTTTTCATGGATTTTAAATGTTTTTCTCTGCCTTTTTTTTTACTTGGGTGGAGGGGATTGCTTTAGGTGATGGGTTTGACTGCTTTGGGCATCCCAGCACATAAGTTAACTTCAACAACAAGTAAGGAAGATGAGAAGTTTATATACAAGGCTTTGGAGAAGGGTGAAGGGGAGCTCAAAATATTGTATGTTACTCCTGAAAAGATATCAAAAAGCAAGAGGTTTATGTCAAAAATTGAAAAGTGTCATCATGCTGGTCGCCTCTCACTAATTTCAATTGATGTGAGTTCATATTGACATGCTCTATAGAGATGTTTTGCATTTCGTTTGCCGATTTCACATTTTTTATTGAACATCATATGTTGTTGATTTTAACAATGAATGCAGAAGCATTCCTGGATTTTTGttgtatttttcttcatttgCTGGTTTTTAATTGCTTGTTTTAACTAATGCAAGTATGCAACTATGCATGGATCCATCTTAGGTTGTGTGAACTCGGTGATTATCAcgaatgaaaacaaaaaacctGTTTAGATTGAGaaaacattattatttttattgattCTTGTTACTAATAATTTTAGAAGTGCCTTCTTATTTTCACACTTTTTCTTCAAATATTTGTTCATGCTTCAAAGCCAATAGGAGTCATTGATGCGACTTCTTATAGCTTAAGCTTTCGGATTGATTTGGCTCTTGATAATGCCCAATTTTTCTTATTGCTTCTCTAGCTTGTTGTCTGTTTTTAGTATCATTCGTAATTGGTATTGGACATATTCATCATACCATGTGAAATTAATTGTGCTGTTTATCCTACATGTCTAGGTTCATCGTTACTTCTATTCTGCAGTGGTCTTGCAGTTTCATCGCAATGTTGTTTAGTTGTATGACAGTACAATTTCTGATTATGTTTTTGTATGCAGGAGGCACATTGCTGTAGTCAGTGGGGTCATGACTTTCGACCTGATTACAAGAACCTTGGTATTCTTAAGGTTCAGTTCCCTAATGTTCCTATGGTTGCTTTGACTGTAAGTCTTTATCTTCAAGTATCTGTCAACTGTCAAgtattataaataaaattattatatttgcaTTTTCTTTCCTtacttaatttttatttctatatttACTCTTGTTGTCAGGCAACTGCTACTCAGAGGGTCCAAAATGATCTGGTAGAGATGTTGCATATCCCTAGATGTGTCAAATTTGTCAGCACAGTCAATAGGCCAAACTTGTTTTATATGGTATATTTGCAATTTTTAATTAACATGTGTTATCGCCAAAAAGAAGAAGTTATGACATTGGCTTCAATAACAAGTCAAAAGGAATTTTATGATCTATGATCAATTGATCTCATAGTTCTATATTTTACATTGCAGGTGAAGGAAAAGTCATCAGTTGGTAAGGTAGTTATTGATGAAATTGCTGAGTTCATTCAAGAATCTTATCCAAATAAAGAATCAGGGATCGTATATTGCTTCTCTAGGAAGGAATGTGAACAGGTATGCCTGATTATGGCTTTCTTCTAAAGTTACTCATTTAGCCATACATGTTTTGAATGCAGAATATCTAATATTGCCATCAAGAAAGCATAATGCACACATTTCAAAAGTGTTTTTATTGCCCTTGAATTTCTTTGGGATGGGATAATATTTTTAGCCTCTTTTTTGTGTTCTTCCCATGGTTGTTTCGAGGGTGTTTCCATCCCTATTATGCAGAAAGATGGGTATCATTTCTTCCTTGTACTTCCTTCGTATTCTTTTattcttgtttttccttttgtggTTTCTAGGATATCCTTGCCCTCATTGTACATTACATCTTTTAtctgtaataatttttttgcaTCAAAAAATTGCCTGACCTTGATCTCTAAAATCTAAATACTGAAAATGAGTTAATTGAAATACTATGAAAgtgttttataatttatattaccAGAAATCCTTTTTGTTGTTAGTGAAATCATCACATTAGGAATAGGATCCTTGTTGAAATCTGTAGAGCGTTTCCAAAGTAATAAGGCATGTAGCCATCTAGTTAGCATTATTACTTCACATAGGTAAAATTGGGTAGCCCAGTGAACAAGCTTCTTCCAAGGTGGGGTTTGTGGAGGGTTAAATACTTAGATGTATGGGTATTATTCCACCCGTGTTCCGCATAGGATGGAACAAACTATTTGAGGATTCTGGTGTTCAATGGATTTCAACACAAAGTGTGGCAGGGTTCATGGTGCTCATTTTAACGATTTTGAGAGACTACGGAGGGTGCACAATTTTGTTGTCACATTTGCAGTGTTATGGTGCCTTTGGTTGTGAGAAATGTTTGCATTGTTAAGGATCTGTTCCAACAATATCTACGGAGTAATGCTAATGCAAGTGGTATTCTTGTGGGTTGCTAATCATATGCCTTAAATAAGGCGAATTAGTTTCCTAAAATTTATGTTTCTTTGCATCCTAGTTTATGGTTCCAATATGAAAATACTTATGTACTAGAATTCCAGTGTAATGTTTGCATATGTTAGTGCTCCTTGTCATATCCACCTTGTGACTTGTGAGGCAGAGTAGATATTTATCCCTTCTGTTGTCAAGATTATTTTAGGTTGCAAAAGAGTTGAGGGAGAGGGGAATTTCAGCTGATCATTATCATGCAGATATGGATGTAAATGCTCGGGAAAAAGTACATATGCGGTAAAGTAATTATCAGAATGTTTGCACTTTAACATGCTAATGCTTTACATGTTGGCTGAGTTCTTACCTGTTTGTGGCTGCTGAATATGTCACTGAATATTGACGTTATGCCTGCCGGTGTCTCAGAAAGTAAATGAATTTTAGT from Lotus japonicus ecotype B-129 chromosome 2, LjGifu_v1.2 includes:
- the LOC130740260 gene encoding ATP-dependent DNA helicase Q-like 2, whose product is MLDMDNYDVQEELLNIEVEIQDVQDQINALIERQERLYERKSELSDILEACRESGNQVNNVAQTTVENWNGPFQWDSEADDLRLNIFGISSYRANQREIVNAVLSGRDVLVIMAAGGGKSLCYQLPAVLRDGIALVVSPLISLIQDQVMGLTALGIPAHKLTSTTSKEDEKFIYKALEKGEGELKILYVTPEKISKSKRFMSKIEKCHHAGRLSLISIDEAHCCSQWGHDFRPDYKNLGILKVQFPNVPMVALTATATQRVQNDLVEMLHIPRCVKFVSTVNRPNLFYMVKEKSSVGKVVIDEIAEFIQESYPNKESGIVYCFSRKECEQVAKELRERGISADHYHADMDVNAREKVHMRWSNNKLQVIVGTVAFGMGINKPDVRFVIHHSLSKSMETYYQESGRAGRDGLPSECVLYFRPGDAPRQSSMVFYENSGLQNLYDIVRYCQSKRQCRRSAFFRHFAEPLQECNGMCDICAFPNEVTQVDVSGHAKLMVSLLQDMQGNDQRATMLQLFDKMKIKQKELGTELKREEIEHLILQLLLERVLKEEFQHTPYATNAYVAVGPLAKQILQGKKTVKLEIYAEERTKAGVRSLKRCHGSSSSGLELKLDELRKELASVHGGILPHSVLSTQQISLLCSQKPNLLEQLEKVIGKLKTEKYGKRILEQIEKYSDFKPTDEQVTDGRAAKRSKTKKNLVVIDSSEDEEA